From Topomyia yanbarensis strain Yona2022 chromosome 1, ASM3024719v1, whole genome shotgun sequence, one genomic window encodes:
- the LOC131677770 gene encoding vesicular acetylcholine transporter — MAPLPVINLEPSELKEIFWTKVKEPTSQRMLILVIVSIALLLDNMLYMVIVPIIPDYLRYIGTWGPEEVYNASAPTTVFTPHTHSHHGQDSATGVLFASKAIVQLMVNPFSGALIDRIGYDIPMMIGLIIMFFSTMVFACGGSYSTLFFARSLQGVGSAFADTAGLAMIADRFTEEAERSKALGIALAFISFGCLVAPPFGGALYQFAGKEMPFVILALISLLDGFMLLLVMKPIKETLADRHEVKQETVPIWRLLLDPYIAVCAGALTMSNVALAFLEPTISLWMEDNLTTDNWKIGMVWLPAFFPHVFGVVITVKMARLYPEKQWLMAACGLALEGLCCFIIPFSSSYIVLMVPICGICFGIALIDTALLPTLGYLVDVRYVSVYGSIYAIADISYSIAYAVGPIIAGGVVEAIGFTALNFGIAFSNLLYAPVLMYLRNIYDFKHFENEANILMGDPPTKEYQTYTMHDQQAVGMEQKNHLEYGSGYQQQQQETNIDQGGYSQNGSYDQYQSQGGYQNYQPGYQEQGGVYQQQQHQQQQQPPRHLPQQPVANPFRQQEQQQQQPPAPTQPRISNPFRQGF; from the coding sequence ATGGCACCACTACCGGTCATAAATCTCGAACCGAGCGAGTTGAAGGAAATCTTCTGGACGAAAGTGAAAGAACCCACGTCGCAGCGGATGCTGATTCTCGTGATCGTCTCCATTGCGCTGCTGCTCGATAATATGCTGTATATGGTGATCGTACCCATCATTCCCGATTACTTGCGATACATAGGAACGTGGGGTCCAGAAGAAGTGTACAATGCGAGTGCCCCAACGACGGTTTTTACACCGCACACGCACTCCCATCATGGCCAAGATTCGGCGACCGGAGTACTGTTCGCCTCGAAAGCTATCGTTCAATTAATGGTGAATCCGTTCTCTGGAGCATTGATCGATCGAATCGGTTACGATATTCCGATGATGATCGGGTTGATCATCATGTTCTTCTCAACAATGGTATTCGCGTGCGGGGGTAGCTATAGTACACTGTTCTTCGCAAGATCGCTGCAAGGTGTTGGATCTGCTTTTGCGGATACAGCCGGTTTGGCTATGATAGCAGATCGATTCACAGAGGAAGCAGAACGATCCAAGGCTCTCGGAATCGCTTTGGCGTTCATCAGCTTCGGTTGTCTGGTTGCTCCTCCGTTCGGGGGTGCGCTGTATCAATTCGCCGGTAAGGAGATGCCCTTCGTGATTCTCGCACTAATATCGCTATTGGATGGTTTTATGTTACTGCTGGTGATGAAACCGATTAAAGAAACACTTGCCGATAGACATGAAGTTAAACAGGAAACTGTGCCGATTTGGCGACTACTGCTCGATCCGTATATCGCTGTCTGCGCTGGAGCACTTACGATGTCGAACGTAGCGCTGGCGTTCCTCGAACCGACAATTTCTCTCTGGATGGAAGATAATCTAACGACTGACAACTGGAAAATCGGCATGGTGTGGCTTCCGGCATTCTTTCCTCATGTTTTTGGTGTGGTCATTACAGTAAAGATGGCACGGTTATATCCCGAAAAGCAATGGCTAATGGCAGCCTGCGGACTCGCATTGGAAGGTCTTTGCTGTTTCATAATCCCTTTCAGCAGCTCCTACATCGTACTAATGGTTCCGATCTGTGGAATTTGCTTCGGAATCGCCCTCATCGATACAGCACTGCTTCCAACGCTCGGCTACCTGGTAGACGTACGGTACGTTTCTGTCTACGGTAGTATATATGCAATTGCGGACATTTCCTACTCGATAGCGTACGCCGTAGGGCCAATCATTGCCGGAGGGGTTGTCGAAGCGATTGGATTTACCGCCCTCAACTTCGGTATCGCCTTCTCCAATCTGCTGTACGCACCGGTTCTGATGTATCTGCGTAATATTTACGACTTCAAACACTTTGAAAACGAAGCAAATATTCTGATGGGTGATCCTCCGACCAAAGAGTATCAAACATATACAATGCACGATCAGCAAGCAGTCGGAATGGAACAGAAAAACCACCTGGAATACGGCAGCGGTTACCAGCAACAACAGCAAGAAACTAACATCGATCAGGGTGGATACTCGCAGAATGGAAGCTATGACCAGTACCAAAGTCAGGGTGGATATCAAAATTATCAACCCGGTTATCAGGAACAGGGCGGTGTCTACCAGCAGCAGCAAcatcagcaacaacaacaaccgcCAAGACATCTTCCACAGCAACCGGTGGCCAATCCGTTCCGACAGCaggaacaacaacaacaacagccacCAGCTCCAACTCAACCACGGATCTCGAATCCTTTTAGGCAAGGTTTTTAA